In the Helianthus annuus cultivar XRQ/B chromosome 11, HanXRQr2.0-SUNRISE, whole genome shotgun sequence genome, one interval contains:
- the LOC110888470 gene encoding zinc finger MYM-type protein 1-like, giving the protein MIKELVTKGPTRDMDVKGPVDKFGRHFSNTMYTRILSNRETCDREWLVYSKKLDKLYCFCCKVFRTRHPKGGLDDEGYNDWRHASGRLKEHEVGLEHFKNMNEWFELRQRLKCKETIDKGAYEHFRKEKDYWKQVILRIISLVKFLAKYGLAFRGSNEKLYQKGNGNFLGLVEMLEEFDPIMKEHVPRVLNEECHVHFLSHNIQNKLIQLLGDKVRTEIIKKVKQAKYYSIILDCTPDTSHQEQMSIIVRYVNFNSSSMTIEESFLGFLVVDDTTGLGLFEVTCKALESLDLDIGDMRGQGYDNGANMRGKTKEFKLDF; this is encoded by the coding sequence ATGATTAAAGAGTTGGTTACGAAAGGTCCAACAAGAGATATGGATGTTAAGGGCCCCGTGGATAAATTTGGAAGACATTTTTCTAATACCATGTACACTAGAATTTTATCAAATAGGGAGACGTGCGATAGAGAATGGCTAGTGTATTCGAAAAAACTTGACAAACTCTATTGTTTTTGTTGTAAAGTTTTTAGAACGCGGCATCCGAAAGGTGGGTTGGATGATGAAGGTTATAACGATTGGAGACATGCCAGTGGTAGACTTAAAGAACATGAAGTTGGTTTAGAACATTTCAAGAATATGAATGAATGGTTTGAATTGCGGCAAAGGTTGAAATGCAAAGAAACAATTGACAAAGGGGCATATGAGCACTTTAGAAAAGAAAAAGATTATTGGAAACAAGTCATCTTAAGGATTATTTCACTTGTGAAGTTTCTTGCAAAATATGGCTTAGCGTTTCGTGGGTCAAATGAGAAGTTGTATCAAAAAGGAAATGGAAACTTTTTGGGTTTGGTTGAGATGTTGGAAGAGTTTGACCCGATTATGAAAGAACATGTGCCCCGAGTTTTGAATGAAGAGTGCCATGTACACTTTCTTAGCCACAATATTCAAAACAAGTTGATACAATTATTAGGGGATAAAGTTAGAACCGAAATCATCAAGAAAGTTAAGCAAGCAAAGTATTACTCCATCATCCTCGATTGCACGCCTGATACAAGTCACCAAGAGCAAATGTCCATAATTGTGAGGTATGTGAATTTTAACTCTAGTTCTATGACCATTGAGGAAtcctttttaggttttttggttgtTGATGATACCACAGGTTTAGGACTTTTTGAAGTAACATGTAAGGCATTAGAGTCGCTTGATCTTGATATTGGTGATATGCGTGGTCAAGGCTACGATAATGGGGCAAACATGAGAGGAAAAACAAAGGAGTTCAAactagatttttag